A stretch of Sulfurimonas autotrophica DSM 16294 DNA encodes these proteins:
- the atpA gene encoding F0F1 ATP synthase subunit alpha: MVAKIQADEISSIIKERIDNFELSVDINETGKIVSYADGVAQVYGLSNVMAGEMVEFEDGTRGLVLNLEESSVGVVILGAGNALREGMSVKRLGTLLKVPVGDALLGRVVNALGEPIDGKGPIETTEVRFVEEKAPGIMERKSVHEPLATGIKAIDALVPIGRGQRELIIGDRQTGKTTVALDAIINQKGNGVVCIYVAVGQKESTVAQIVRRLEDHGAMEYTIIVSATAAEAAALQFLAPYTGVTMGEYFRDNARHGLIVYDDLSKHAVAYREMSLILRRPPGREAYPGDVFYVHSRLLERAAKLSDEEGAGSLTALPIIETQAGDVAAYIPTNVISITDGQIFLETDLFNSGVRPAINVGLSVSRVGGAAQIKATKQVAGTLRLDLAQYRELQAFAQFASDLDEVSRNQLERGQRMVEVLKQGPFSPLPAEKQVVIIFAGNEGFLDDFDASNVVRFEAELYPFIEASYPQIFENIRSSKKVDDETKTLLMKALEEFKASFVAN; this comes from the coding sequence GTGGTAGCAAAAATTCAAGCTGATGAAATCAGCTCAATAATTAAAGAGCGTATCGACAACTTTGAACTAAGTGTCGATATCAATGAAACAGGTAAAATTGTTTCTTATGCTGATGGTGTTGCACAGGTTTACGGACTGAGCAATGTTATGGCAGGAGAAATGGTAGAGTTCGAGGACGGAACAAGAGGTTTAGTTTTAAACCTTGAAGAAAGCAGCGTAGGTGTTGTTATTCTTGGTGCAGGTAATGCACTTCGTGAGGGAATGAGCGTTAAGCGTTTAGGAACACTTCTTAAAGTTCCAGTAGGTGATGCACTTCTTGGACGTGTAGTAAATGCACTTGGTGAGCCGATTGACGGTAAGGGTCCGATTGAGACTACAGAAGTTCGTTTTGTAGAAGAAAAAGCACCTGGAATCATGGAAAGAAAATCTGTACATGAACCGTTAGCTACTGGTATTAAAGCGATTGATGCATTGGTACCGATCGGACGTGGACAGCGTGAGCTTATCATCGGTGACCGCCAAACAGGTAAGACTACTGTTGCATTGGATGCAATCATTAACCAAAAAGGTAACGGTGTTGTATGTATTTATGTTGCTGTTGGTCAAAAAGAATCAACTGTTGCACAAATCGTTCGTCGTTTAGAAGATCATGGAGCAATGGAATATACAATTATTGTATCTGCTACTGCTGCTGAAGCTGCTGCACTCCAGTTTTTAGCACCATATACCGGTGTTACTATGGGTGAGTACTTTCGTGACAATGCAAGACATGGTCTGATTGTGTATGATGATTTATCTAAGCATGCAGTTGCGTACCGTGAAATGTCACTTATCCTTCGCCGTCCTCCGGGTCGTGAAGCATATCCGGGTGATGTTTTCTATGTTCACTCTCGTCTTTTAGAGCGTGCTGCAAAACTTTCTGATGAAGAGGGAGCTGGTTCATTAACTGCTCTTCCAATTATTGAAACACAAGCTGGTGATGTTGCGGCATATATTCCAACAAATGTTATTTCAATTACTGATGGTCAAATTTTCTTAGAAACTGACCTTTTCAACTCGGGTGTTCGTCCTGCGATTAACGTAGGCCTTTCAGTTTCTCGTGTTGGTGGTGCTGCACAAATTAAAGCTACTAAGCAAGTTGCCGGTACTTTAAGACTTGATCTTGCGCAGTATCGTGAACTTCAGGCATTTGCTCAATTTGCATCTGATCTTGATGAAGTTTCTCGTAACCAATTAGAACGTGGACAAAGAATGGTTGAAGTTCTAAAACAAGGGCCGTTCTCGCCACTTCCTGCTGAAAAGCAAGTTGTAATTATTTTTGCCGGTAATGAAGGTTTCTTAGATGATTTTGATGCATCAAATGTTGTTCGTTTTGAAGCTGAACTTTATCCATTTATTGAAGCATCTTATCCTCAAATTTTTGAGAACATTAGAAGTTCTAAGAAAGTGGATGATGAAACAAAAACATTATTAATGAAAGCATTAGAAGA
- a CDS encoding ParB/RepB/Spo0J family partition protein, which translates to MKSQKLGRGLDALLGEMDEAYENEGSQNDVVLEIPLKDIRPNPFQPRKSFDEEALLELSESITKDGLIQPIVVTEDIDGYVLIAGERRFRASKLAKLKEIRAVVLNSDEQKMRQFALIENIQREELNAMELAEAYTELIKLHDVTHDELSNIIHKSRAHITNTLRLLQLSPKIQKALIEKKISAGHAKVMVGLDEKEQQLILNSIVGQKLSVREVETMIKSMKNTQTSSHVPERNKLPGYDFSNVKQKFSDFGYHVKASNNKITISFDSQDEIDEFLSHFRN; encoded by the coding sequence ATGAAGTCACAAAAGTTAGGCAGAGGACTTGATGCTCTTCTTGGAGAAATGGACGAAGCATATGAAAATGAAGGTTCTCAAAATGATGTTGTTTTAGAAATACCGCTTAAAGATATCCGTCCTAATCCTTTTCAGCCGAGAAAATCATTTGATGAAGAGGCACTTTTAGAACTTTCAGAATCTATTACAAAAGACGGACTGATTCAGCCTATTGTCGTAACTGAAGATATCGATGGGTATGTACTAATAGCGGGTGAGAGAAGATTTCGCGCTTCAAAACTTGCAAAACTCAAAGAGATTCGTGCTGTAGTATTAAATTCTGATGAGCAAAAAATGAGACAGTTTGCTCTGATTGAAAATATTCAAAGAGAAGAATTAAATGCAATGGAGTTGGCTGAAGCATATACAGAACTCATTAAGCTGCATGATGTAACACATGATGAACTCTCAAATATTATTCATAAAAGCAGGGCACATATAACCAATACACTGCGTTTACTGCAACTTTCTCCAAAAATTCAAAAAGCACTGATTGAAAAAAAGATTTCGGCAGGTCATGCAAAAGTAATGGTTGGCTTGGATGAGAAAGAACAGCAGTTGATTTTGAACTCTATAGTTGGTCAAAAACTGAGTGTACGCGAAGTTGAGACTATGATTAAAAGTATGAAAAATACGCAGACTTCTTCACATGTTCCAGAAAGAAACAAGCTTCCAGGTTATGATTTCTCAAATGTGAAACAAAAATTCAGTGACTTCGGTTACCATGTAAAAGCTTCAAACAATAAAATTACAATCAGTTTTGATTCGCAAGATGAAATTGATGAGTTTTTGTCACATTTTAGAAATTAA
- a CDS encoding FoF1 ATP synthase subunit B' — translation MLDINPILLLATFVVFVSLIAVLNSWLYNPLLSFMQKRDDDIKKDLEKVGSNDDEINELNTKAESIIMNAKLEATALREKVIADAKELADSKLESKRAELAAEYLEFEQSLAKSKDELTSDLMSQVPVFKEAVKAKFSQI, via the coding sequence ATGTTAGATATAAATCCAATACTACTCTTGGCTACATTTGTTGTATTTGTTTCCCTTATAGCCGTTCTGAACAGTTGGCTTTATAATCCATTACTTTCTTTTATGCAAAAGCGTGATGATGACATTAAAAAAGATCTTGAAAAAGTAGGATCTAATGATGATGAAATCAATGAGCTTAACACAAAAGCAGAGTCAATAATTATGAATGCTAAACTAGAAGCTACGGCCCTAAGAGAAAAAGTTATCGCGGATGCTAAGGAATTAGCTGACAGTAAGTTAGAATCAAAACGTGCTGAACTCGCGGCAGAATATTTAGAGTTTGAGCAATCACTTGCAAAATCTAAAGATGAGTTGACTTCTGACTTAATGTCACAAGTTCCGGTATTTAAAGAAGCTGTAAAAGCTAAATTTAGTCAGATATAA
- a CDS encoding F0F1 ATP synthase subunit delta: protein MEELIAKRYIKALGEGSDLASMQNITTVFSALAESFKNDKFVSIIANPSVKAEEKSTILLDAVKAADSSKINNLIKLLVESRRINIIPAIAQELKNDLAVATKTYEGVICSDTDIDAKVIEELSAGLSKKYDATISLAFIKNDFNGIKVEVDGLGIEINFSKDRIDSQIIEHIIKAI, encoded by the coding sequence ATGGAAGAACTGATTGCAAAAAGATACATAAAAGCTTTAGGTGAGGGTTCTGACTTAGCATCTATGCAAAATATTACAACAGTATTTTCTGCCTTGGCAGAGTCATTTAAGAATGATAAATTTGTTAGTATAATTGCTAACCCAAGTGTAAAAGCTGAAGAAAAATCAACAATTTTATTAGATGCAGTTAAAGCTGCAGATTCTAGTAAAATAAATAATTTAATTAAACTGTTAGTAGAAAGCAGACGTATCAATATCATTCCTGCGATTGCGCAAGAATTGAAAAATGATTTGGCAGTAGCTACTAAAACTTATGAAGGTGTTATCTGCAGCGATACTGATATTGATGCAAAGGTAATAGAAGAATTAAGTGCCGGTTTAAGTAAAAAATATGATGCGACTATTTCGTTGGCATTTATAAAAAATGACTTTAACGGTATAAAAGTAGAAGTAGATGGTCTTGGTATAGAAATTAATTTTTCTAAAGACAGAATAGACAGTCAAATTATAGAACATATAATAAAAGCAATTTAA
- a CDS encoding F0F1 ATP synthase subunit B: protein MSRILVLMLMISTYALASEHEHAGTDIVQRTVNFLLFAGLIWYLVGEPVKNFFASRSQSIADELKKVQEKLNESINLKKEALAKISEAEKFAEELAVISKKENKILNDTIIAQAESDIEAMIKKHTSKKEFEEKKMIRNVVEDVIKETLKQSGDSFDRETMANIILKKVA from the coding sequence GTGAGTAGAATTTTAGTATTAATGCTAATGATATCAACTTATGCATTAGCATCTGAGCACGAGCATGCAGGTACAGATATAGTTCAAAGAACTGTAAACTTCTTGTTATTTGCTGGGCTAATTTGGTATCTAGTTGGGGAGCCTGTAAAGAATTTCTTTGCATCAAGAAGTCAGAGTATTGCTGATGAATTGAAAAAGGTTCAGGAAAAACTGAATGAATCAATCAATCTTAAAAAAGAGGCATTGGCAAAAATTTCTGAAGCTGAGAAGTTTGCAGAAGAGTTGGCTGTTATTTCTAAAAAAGAGAACAAAATTCTTAACGACACTATCATTGCGCAAGCAGAGAGTGACATTGAAGCAATGATAAAAAAACATACTTCTAAAAAAGAATTTGAAGAAAAGAAAATGATTCGTAACGTAGTTGAAGATGTTATTAAAGAGACATTGAAACAAAGCGGTGATAGTTTCGATAGAGAAACTATGGCTAATATCATTTTGAAAAAGGTTGCTTAA